One Kosmotoga arenicorallina S304 genomic window carries:
- a CDS encoding heavy metal-binding domain-containing protein, whose amino-acid sequence MIVVTTDNVPGHEISEVLGIVIGNTVRSKHMGRDIAAAFKTLAGGEIKGYTEMLTEARNIAIQRMIDEAEKMNADAIVAFRLGSSAVMSGAAEMVAYGTAVKLKKE is encoded by the coding sequence ATGATTGTGGTAACCACGGATAATGTTCCGGGACATGAAATTTCAGAGGTTCTGGGTATTGTAATTGGAAACACGGTGAGATCGAAGCACATGGGGAGAGACATTGCTGCCGCTTTCAAAACCCTTGCAGGGGGCGAAATAAAAGGATATACGGAAATGCTGACAGAAGCGAGAAATATTGCAATTCAACGCATGATTGACGAGGCTGAAAAAATGAATGCCGATGCCATAGTCGCCTTCAGGCTTGGAAGCTCAGCGGTTATGTCCGGTGCCGCTGAAATGGTTGCCTACGGAACGGCGGTTAAGCTGAAAAAAGAATAG
- a CDS encoding ABC transporter permease subunit, giving the protein MKKEFYDMRFRALVLFFIMLALFLLIAPLQNYAVESLKNLERSSNQLYEKFVGPGYSQMLANWSFYMYSQWFGKNFGQLVPIIAIVLAFPLFSRETENGTMEFLLARQSRLRVFINKTVSGIVALFSSLLLLSMLPTLYSFIVGKDFINDGVPMFTISVLTGGTLWFSATLFFSVLFNDQVKPILASLGVLALTTVLGLLKSLGFLNTYRYILGINIFNYGEVDIPYTVALIVVSIVLLFSGYLAFKNKEI; this is encoded by the coding sequence ATGAAAAAAGAATTCTACGATATGAGATTTCGAGCTTTAGTGCTGTTTTTCATCATGCTGGCACTTTTTCTGCTAATTGCACCTTTACAAAATTATGCCGTGGAAAGCCTGAAAAACCTTGAAAGAAGTTCAAATCAGCTATATGAAAAATTCGTTGGCCCTGGATATTCACAAATGCTTGCGAACTGGAGCTTTTACATGTATTCACAGTGGTTTGGGAAAAACTTTGGCCAGCTCGTACCTATAATCGCAATAGTACTTGCTTTTCCTCTGTTTTCAAGGGAAACCGAAAACGGTACAATGGAATTTTTACTCGCACGCCAGAGCAGGCTCAGGGTTTTCATAAACAAAACAGTCTCAGGGATTGTCGCACTTTTTTCGTCATTGTTGTTGCTTTCGATGCTTCCGACACTTTATTCCTTCATAGTAGGGAAAGATTTCATCAACGACGGAGTCCCTATGTTCACAATTTCTGTTTTAACTGGCGGAACACTCTGGTTCAGCGCTACTCTTTTCTTTTCAGTCCTGTTCAATGATCAGGTGAAGCCCATACTCGCTTCCCTCGGAGTGCTAGCCCTGACCACTGTGCTGGGGTTATTGAAATCGCTGGGCTTTCTTAATACATATCGCTACATTCTTGGGATAAATATTTTCAACTATGGTGAGGTAGATATTCCATACACGGTTGCATTGATTGTTGTATCAATTGTTTTGCTCTTTTCAGGATATCTTGCATTCAAAAATAAAGAAATATAG